A window of Gudongella oleilytica genomic DNA:
GATTTATGATTTTAAGGAAAAAGCAAAGATAAAAAAACTGAGAGTGGCCGCTTACTGCCGGGTCAGCACGGAGCTGGAGGAACAGCAGTCCAGCTACCAAGCACAGGTGGATTATTACACGATGGAGATTATGAAAAACCCAGGCTGGAAGTTTGCAGGCATCTATGCCGATGAGGGCATATCCGGCACCAGCACAAAAAACAGGACAGGCTTCAATAAATTGATTGAAGACTGCATGGCAGGCAAGATCGACCTGGTGCTGACAAAATCCATCAGCCGTTTTGCACGAAACACCCTTGACTGCATTCAATACATACGGAAACTGAAAGAAAAAAACATCGGAGTGTTTTTTGAGAAAGAAAACGTCAACACCCTGGACAGCACCGGAGAATTTCTAATCACCATCCTCGGAAGCCTTGCCCAGGAAGAAAGCCGTTCCTTAAGCACCAACACAAGGTGGGGTGTGGTCCGCCGGTTCGAAAAAGGACAGGTTATGGTCAATCACAACAAGTTTTTAGGTTATACAAAGAATGAGGCCGGAGAGCTGGTGATTGTACCCGAAGAAGCAGAAATTGTAAGGCTGATTTTCAGGCTGTATTTAGAGGGTCTAAGCATCGCACAAATAAAAAAGTACCTGGAGGAAAACGGCATTAAAACCGTTACTGGAAGAAATCAATGGTCTACAACTACCATCAACAACATGCTCTCCAATGAGAAGTACATGGGAGATGCCTTGCTGCAAAAAAGCTACACTGTAGACTACCTCACAAAGAAAAGAGTTAAAAACAATGGAATTGTCCCGCAGTATTATGTGGAGGACAGCCATCCGGCCATCATTTCCAAAGACTTGTTTCACCGGATACAGGAAGAAAAAGCACGCCGGGCTAACATTAAAAAGACTGCTGAAAAAAGAGCCAAAACCGACAGCGGGAAATATAGCTCAATATATGCTCTCACCGAATTATTGATATGCGGGGAGTGCGGCAAGCCTTATAGACGGGTATCCTGGACAGCCTACAGCGAGAAAAGGATTGTCTGGCGGTGCTTAAACAGGCTGGAGTATGGAAAAAAATACTGCCAAAAGTCCCCTACCATCGATGAAGAAGTTTTACATAGAGCCATTATGGATGCTTTCAATTCCCTCATACAGGATAAGGGGGATTTTGTGGACACGCTCCAGTCCAATATTCAGCTGGTGATGGGCAACCGAGCCAAGCAGATGGACATAGCAAAAATTGAGGAACGGATCACGGAATTAAAGAAAGAGATGATAGGCTTTGTAGAGGAAAATGCAAAATGTGGAGCAGATAATACAGACTTTGACGAGCACTATGCCAAAATCTCCGCCGAGATGAAAAAGCTTCAGGAGATAAAAACGCAGTATACCGAGCAGCAAGCCAGGCAAGACAGCTTCCAGCGAAGAATCGAGGATATGAAGAAGTTTCTGAACACCGCAGACTGCAAATTATCAAATTTTGATAACCAGCTTGTCAGGCAGCTTATACAAAGCATCAAGGTCATGTCAAAGGATAAGATTCTCATAAAATTCAAGTCGGGCTTAGAGATGGAGCAAGAGCTTGCTAAAAAATAGCATTACCGAGAAGAGACAACCGCCAAACTGTGAAAAAGCAGGATGGTGGTTGTTTTAAAAAGTATTAGTAGATAAGAAAATATATAAAAGAAAAGTTGCAATTCATTATAACATATGCTATAAAGAATATAACATATGCTATAATTTGAGGTGTAAGCATGGAGTTTTCGAAAATAGTGAGAAAAGTCCGGAAACAACTTAGGATGAGTCAGCAACAGCTAGCGGACGCATTATGTGTCAGCTTTGCGACTATTAATAGATGGGAAAATGGGCATGTAATACCTAGTAATCTTGCCCAAAAAAGTTTTTTTGATTTTTGTGAAAATAATTTCATTGATATTACTTCACTTAAGGAAGAGAAACACGAAGATTGATTTTTTCAATATGTAGGGAATTTATAAACGGGAGGACGCGCATATGGCAAGAGCAGATTTGCTATGTGAATTGATAAAAAACGGTCTTATTGGTGATAATGTTAATTTTAGAAAAGCAGCTGAAGCTATTTGCGCTGAAGAACGCGCGAAGCAACATGGTGTTTTAGCAGATAAAATTGAAGAATTATTAAAAATGTCTAGCCGCCCAACAGCAAAAGAAAGTACTTCGCCTGTCATTATGAAAAATGGGGTGAATGAACAGTCTTTATTTTGGGAGAAAGCTCCTCGCAAAAGACTGGACAGATTAGTTTTGCCTTCCAATGTGATTGAATTATGTAAAGGTTTAATTGAAGAGCAAACACGTGCAGATTTATTGCGTTCATATGGCGTGGAACCAAGAAACAAACTTTTATTGATTGGGCCTCCTGGGAACGGAAAAACCTCTTTAGCTGAAGCAATCGCTGAATCGCTGATGTTACCATTCCTTATTGTTAGGTATGAGGGCATAGTCGGAGCATATCTTGGAGAGACAGCTAGCCGACTTTCCAAGCTTTTTGAATATGTGAAGACCAGAAAATGTGTGCTGTTTTTTGACGAATTTGAAACACTGGGCAAAGAACGTGGTGATGTTCACGAGACAGGTGAAATTAAAAGGGTTGTCAGTTCGCTGCTGCTTCATATAGACTCACTACCAAGTTATGTTGTAGTCATTGGGGCAACAAATCATGAAAATTTGCTAGATAAAGCAGCTTGGCGTAGATTTCAATTGAAATTAGATTTACCTCGACCAACTCGTTCAAATTTAGAAAAATGGTTTTCTATGTTTGAAAAGGAAAAGGATTTTGACTTTGGTATTGAGCCTAGTACTTTAGCTAAACGTACGCTAGGCTATAGTTATGCTGAAGCAGAAGAACTGGCTTTGGAGATATACCGGCAATATATTTTACAACTACCTAATGCCTCGACAAAAACTATTTCAGAAAAAGTATTAAAACTTTGGAGCACTCAGCGAAAAAGCATAGATACATGTTCTCAAGAGGAGGCTGATGAATAATGCCGGAAAGACCTTTAATTCTATTCCCAACACCAGAGCAGGCTGAACGTATTAAAAGAAGAGTGCCTATACGTCCTCCTGTATATCCCTCAATAGCAAGACAATATGACAGGCTTAATCCTTATTTCAGTGTTTTAAGACAAGCTTTCCAACAAAAGGCTATTGCTATTCAGAATTCACCTGTAGGATTAAATCCGGAATTTGCTCTTGTTTTTGAAGTCGTTGGCTCTGTTGAGAATTTTTATACTGCAGTTAAAAGAGTTGAAGGAATGGAGTGGATGTTTGAAGCATCTACAGATGAAATTGAACCGGATAATGATTTTTATAACATAGATGATTCTGGCCAGAGAGAAGAAAGTAGTTTATCCGGAAGGGTTTACTGCATAATGTCAAACCAAGAGGCTATGAATCAATTGCTTTCTTTATGGAACAGGTATGTAGCTGGTGAAACTAGTTTGTTTGAACGTGGATTTGCCGGCTTAAGGGATGTTTTTGTTCATATCAAAACTATTAGACCATGGGGTCCAGAAGACAGAATCCATGAAACAAATGTTATGGAATATTGGAAAGAAAGCCTCGAAATACAAGGGGATCAGGAAGTTCCCTTTGAGATTGAATTGTTTTTTAGGGATGATCCTAC
This region includes:
- a CDS encoding recombinase family protein, with product MAMGQRTVSVIPANPIYDFKEKAKIKKLRVAAYCRVSTELEEQQSSYQAQVDYYTMEIMKNPGWKFAGIYADEGISGTSTKNRTGFNKLIEDCMAGKIDLVLTKSISRFARNTLDCIQYIRKLKEKNIGVFFEKENVNTLDSTGEFLITILGSLAQEESRSLSTNTRWGVVRRFEKGQVMVNHNKFLGYTKNEAGELVIVPEEAEIVRLIFRLYLEGLSIAQIKKYLEENGIKTVTGRNQWSTTTINNMLSNEKYMGDALLQKSYTVDYLTKKRVKNNGIVPQYYVEDSHPAIISKDLFHRIQEEKARRANIKKTAEKRAKTDSGKYSSIYALTELLICGECGKPYRRVSWTAYSEKRIVWRCLNRLEYGKKYCQKSPTIDEEVLHRAIMDAFNSLIQDKGDFVDTLQSNIQLVMGNRAKQMDIAKIEERITELKKEMIGFVEENAKCGADNTDFDEHYAKISAEMKKLQEIKTQYTEQQARQDSFQRRIEDMKKFLNTADCKLSNFDNQLVRQLIQSIKVMSKDKILIKFKSGLEMEQELAKK
- a CDS encoding AAA family ATPase, encoding MARADLLCELIKNGLIGDNVNFRKAAEAICAEERAKQHGVLADKIEELLKMSSRPTAKESTSPVIMKNGVNEQSLFWEKAPRKRLDRLVLPSNVIELCKGLIEEQTRADLLRSYGVEPRNKLLLIGPPGNGKTSLAEAIAESLMLPFLIVRYEGIVGAYLGETASRLSKLFEYVKTRKCVLFFDEFETLGKERGDVHETGEIKRVVSSLLLHIDSLPSYVVVIGATNHENLLDKAAWRRFQLKLDLPRPTRSNLEKWFSMFEKEKDFDFGIEPSTLAKRTLGYSYAEAEELALEIYRQYILQLPNASTKTISEKVLKLWSTQRKSIDTCSQEEADE
- a CDS encoding helix-turn-helix domain-containing protein; amino-acid sequence: MEFSKIVRKVRKQLRMSQQQLADALCVSFATINRWENGHVIPSNLAQKSFFDFCENNFIDITSLKEEKHED